The DNA segment TTTATGGTTTATGGTTTATGGTTTATAGTTTATGGTTTATGGTTTATGGTTTATAGTTTATAGTTTATGGTTTATGGTTTATGGTTTATAGTTTATGGTTTATAGTTTATAGTTTATGGTCTATAATCAACTATCAACTATCAACTATCAACTATAAACTATCAACTATAAACTATCAACTATAAACTATCAACGTTAAGTTTTTTAGAGAATTTGCAAATTTGCCAAAGTTCAGTATTTTATTTAACACTTCCCCTAAAAAATATCCCGGCATCGTATCGAAAATCACCATTTTCTTTACCCAGACCAATTAAAACCTCAAATTGATGAGCAAGAGGGAATCTCAAACCTACTCCATAGCCCTCAATTTTATCATATTCAAGCAATAAAAACAAATCCCGTGTCAATTGGCTCATTAAACCACCACTATATCGCAATTTACTCTGGGCATTTTTTCTTAATAATCCTGCCCCTAAGTAATATTCAGAATGTCCGAATGGCAATTTAATTGGTGCAGATAGAAGTGTGGAAATACCGCAGGATTTTTCCTTCTGATGTTCCCGCATATCATAAGTCTGATAATAAAAATCTAAGGCGAGGTTTTTTAAAAGTGTATGCTTTGCTCCAATCCCTAATCCCTGGATACGGAGTTCTAACTTCTCTATTGGTGAAGCGGCTCTCAGAATAAATCCTTCTGGATACTTTAACCCAATGTCTATTTCATTTTCTTTTAGAACATTTGGCGTTTGAACTGTCAATAATTCTGGCGGTGCCTCTTTAGGTGGTAATGATGGAAGAATAGATTTTAGTTTTACATCTACCTTTTTCTGACCAGGTCCATCTATTATCACTCTGTTTTCCACATCCTCATATCCTGGTTTTCCAATATTTATTCGATACACACCCGCAGGTAAATTAGATATAAGTAAAGGCGTCATCCCTTTAAGGGTTTTACCCATATAGACATACGCTGATGATGGTGAAGAGGTAATAAGCACCGAACCTTCTACCTTAGGAATTATCTCTTGTTCAACTGATTTAGGTAAAGCAAAGGAAAGGTTTAACAGCGAATAATCATAGAAATTTATCCTGGCTAATGTAGGTTTATACCCGGCTTTAGTTATCTTTAATGTAATTTCTTTGTTCTGGACATTTTTGATGATAAGTGGACTGACTCCAATCGATTTTTCATCAAGTTCTATTTGTTGAACGGCTGGTGTTGGACTGACAATTAAATGTCTTGTGGTCTTAGGTGTCCATTCCAGTGGATATTTCCTGACTTTATCACCGACACTTAGTTTTATCTCTGTGGTTGGGACTATTTCTGAAGATTCTTTATCTACTTTCACTATTTTTACATTTCCGGTTGAGACATTATTCTGAATAACTGTAAAATTATCCCCTAATTTTAAACCTGCATCTTCTCCAATATCAATAAAAATACCTTTTTTATCAATTTCTTTTATCCGACCTTCTAAACTAAAAACTCGCTCAAAACAATTAAGAATCTGTTTATCTAAATCCGGGATTT comes from the bacterium genome and includes:
- a CDS encoding PEGA domain-containing protein encodes the protein MILFIMPFRRQILILALLLFLNRNLEAKTVAILEFEDLSSPLNLAGQQISYDLIAYSLAKEFNIIDQGVVKKVFDLASFKKMGVITKDRAYSLGKLLDADVLVIGNYQILEKDSLLINTAFINTHYEEIPDLDKQILNCFERVFSLEGRIKEIDKKGIFIDIGEDAGLKLGDNFTVIQNNVSTGNVKIVKVDKESSEIVPTTEIKLSVGDKVRKYPLEWTPKTTRHLIVSPTPAVQQIELDEKSIGVSPLIIKNVQNKEITLKITKAGYKPTLARINFYDYSLLNLSFALPKSVEQEIIPKVEGSVLITSSPSSAYVYMGKTLKGMTPLLISNLPAGVYRINIGKPGYEDVENRVIIDGPGQKKVDVKLKSILPSLPPKEAPPELLTVQTPNVLKENEIDIGLKYPEGFILRAASPIEKLELRIQGLGIGAKHTLLKNLALDFYYQTYDMREHQKEKSCGISTLLSAPIKLPFGHSEYYLGAGLLRKNAQSKLRYSGGLMSQLTRDLFLLLEYDKIEGYGVGLRFPLAHQFEVLIGLGKENGDFRYDAGIFFRGSVK